In the Tribolium castaneum strain GA2 chromosome 1, icTriCast1.1, whole genome shotgun sequence genome, one interval contains:
- the LOC135267203 gene encoding histone H4-like gives MTGRGKGGKGLGKGGAKRHRKVLRDNIQGITKPAIRRLSRRGGVKRISGLIYEETRGVLKVFLENVIRDAVTYTEHAKRKTVTAMDVVYALKRQGRTLYGFGG, from the coding sequence ATGACCGGTCGTGGCAAAGGTGGAAAGGGATTGGGAAAAGGTGGAGCAAAACGTCATCGTAAAGTTTTACGTGATAACATCCAGGGCATCACGAAGCCCGCGATCAGAAGATTGTCACGTCGTGGAGGAGTGAAACGTATCTCCGGTCTCATTTACGAAGAAACCAGAGGTGTCCTGAAGGTATTCCTCGAAAACGTCATTCGTGATGCCGTCACCTACACCGAACACGCAAAACGTAAAACCGTCACCGCCATGGATGTCGTTTACGCTTTGAAGCGTCAAGGGCGTACACTTTACGGTTTTGgcggttaa